A section of the Pygocentrus nattereri isolate fPygNat1 chromosome 18, fPygNat1.pri, whole genome shotgun sequence genome encodes:
- the snx24 gene encoding sorting nexin-24: MHPISVSIPSFRSEDNAMEKGYTVFKIEVLMSGRQHTVEKRYSEFHALHKMLKKIIKPPEIPSKHVRNWVPKVLEQRRQGLELYLQTIIMENEILPKIFLDFLNIRHFPSLPKTESCGSFETESEESSKLTHQPALLFLRDPYLLPATNDTFSNVVIEGVIHGIFYPDLQPR, encoded by the exons ATGCACCCCATATCAGTGTCCATCCCCTCCTTCAGGTCAGAGGACAACGCGATGGAAAAAGGCTACACG GTTTTTAAAATCGAGGTCCTGATGAGCGGCCGGCAGCACACGGTGGAGAAACGATACAGTGAATTTCATGCTCTGCATAAAATG CTGAAGAAGATCATTAAACCACCTGAGATTCCATCAAAGCATGTGAGGAACTGGGTCCCCAAGGTTCTGGAGCAGAGACGACAGGGACTTGAGCTTTACCTTCAG ACTATAATCATGGAAAACGAGATCCTTCCAAAGATATTCCTGGATTTCCTCAACATCCGGCACTTCCCATCTCTGCCAAAAACCGAGAGTTGTGG GTCATTTGAAACAGAATCAGAAGAGTCGAG TAAACTGACACATCAGCCAGCATTGCTCTTCCTGAGGGACCCCTATCTGCTTCCTGCTACCAATg acacattttcaaatgtcgTCATTGAGGGCGTGATTCATGGAATTTTCTACCCAGACCTTCAGCCGAGGTAG
- the ggcx gene encoding vitamin K-dependent gamma-carboxylase, with protein sequence MESGSCEAAAGAPYIQRAKKARGGHAEGKAATDKPAESRMKRLFGFEKEDLSSWHRFVCLLNRPTDPASLGIFRCLFGMLMAVDITQERGLSHVDYKYLDGAPVCRFPLFNFLEPLPMDWMYCVYLVMFLGAVGIMLGCFYRLSCLMFISTYWYIFFLDKTAWNNHSYLYGLIGFQLTLMDANRYWSVDGLRNPKKRNAHVPLWNYTLLRTQIFIVYFIAGVKKLDADWVEGYSMKYLAHHWLFDPFKVILPVELVSLIVVHGGGLILDLTAGYLLFFDVTRPVAIFFVSYFHCMNSQLFSIGMFSYTMLATSPLFCYADWPRRFFGSFPEFLQPVLPLVSPSPCPSSSCVYPSPPNSSSEQQDASTHPKPSTPRLRHKMAAIFTIVYITEQFFLPYSHFITQGYNNWTNGLYGYSWDMMVHSRSHQHVKITYKDGVTGEVGYLNPGVFTQSRRWKDHGDMLKQYATCLNYNLPRFNITDAQIYFDIWVSINDRFQQRIFDPRVDIVKADWSPFRPNPWLMPLLVDLSPWRAKFEEIEGTLDNQTEVVFIADFPGLHLENYVSEDLGNTSVQVLQGEVKVEIVEEKMNYTLAPGDKMQLPAGAYHKVYTVSEASSCYMYIYVNTTEAALQKNFTMLLELQEKVRNGTETEPLPPELQPLITGLEDEGSEVNITDPVVRLFLKRQKRLEEKKKRREAPIHERFNRFVTKKYYMIRRGFLMTAIAMRNLAFGLPPLEQLRREVDYANMKAPEEDPNQNEPLKDETGHVEL encoded by the exons ATGGAATCAGGCTCGTGCGAGgcagcagcag GTGCTCCGTACATTCAGCGGGCCAAAAAAGCGAGAGGAGGCCATGCAGAAGGAAAAGCAGCTACGGATAAACCAGCGGAGTCCAGAATGAAGCGCCTGTTTGGCTTCGAGAAGGAGGATCTGTCTTCATGGCACCGGTTTGTGTGTCTTCTCAATCGGCCAACAGATCCTGCGTCTCTGGGCATCTTCCGCTGCTTGTTTG GTATGTTAATGGCTGTGGACATCACTCAGGAGCGTGGGCTCAGTCATGTGGACTATAAGTACCTGGATGGAGCACCTGTCTGCCGCTTCCCTCTCTTCAACTTCCTGGAGCCTCTGCCAATGGACTGGATGTACTGTGTCTATCTAGTGATGTTTCTTG gtgcTGTTGGCATCATGCTGGGCTGTTTTTATCGCCTCTCCTGCCTCATGTTTATATCCACATACTGGTACATATTTTTCTTGGACAAAACGGCCTGGAACAATCACTCTTATCTGTACGGCCTCATTGGGTTCCAGCTCACACTGATGGATGCCAACAGATACTG GTCTGTTGATGGCCTCCGTAATCCTAAGAAGAGGAATGCACATGTGCCGCTGTGGAATTACACCCTTCTCAGAACACAG ATCTTCATAGTGTACTTCATTGCTGGGGTCAAGAAGCTGGATGCTGACTGGGTGGAGGGGTACTCCATGAAATATCTGGCTCATCATTGGCTGTTTGACCCTTTCAA AGTTATCTTGCCTGTGGAGTTGGTCAGTCTGATAGTGGTTCATGGAGGAGGCCTAATCCTGGACCTGACAGCTGGTTatctgctgttttttgatgtcaCCCGTCCTGTTGCCATCTTCTTTGTCAGCTACTTTCACTGCATGAACTCACAGCTCTTCAGTATCG GGATGTTTTCCTACACCATGTTGGCCACTAGTCCACTGTTCTGCTATGCCGATTGGCCGAGGCGCTTTTTTGGAAGTTTCCCAGAGTTCCTCCAGCCCGTCCTACCCCTGGTGTCGCCCTCCCCTTGCCCCAGCTCCTCATGCGTTTACCCTAGTCCGCCCAACAGCTCCTCCGAACAGCAAGACGCATCTACGCATCCCAAACCCTCCACGCCGCGCCTCAGACACAAGATGGCTGCGATATTCACCATCGTCTACATCACAGAGCAGTTTTTCCTGCCATACTCTCATTTCATCACACAG GGTTACAATAACTGGACTAATGGTCTCTATGGCTACTCGTGGGATATGATGGTCCATTCTCGTTCACACCAGCATGTTAAAATCACCTACAAAGATGGAGTGACGGGAGAGGTTGGGTACCTGAACCCGGGG GTGTTTACTCAGAGTCGACGATGGAAGGACCATGGAGACATGCTGAAGCAGTACGCCACCTGCTTGAACTACAACCTCCCTCGCTTCAACATCACTGACGCGCAGATTTACTTTGACATCTGGGTCTCTATTAATGACCGCTTCCAGCAGAG GATATTTGACCCTCGTGTTGATATTGTAAAAGCGGACTGGTCTCCGTTCCGGCCCAATCCTTGGCTCATGCCTCTGCTGGTGGATCTGTCCCCGTGGAGGGCAAAGTTTGAAGAGATTGAGGGGACTTTAGACAACCAGACTGAGGTGGTCTTCATTGCTGACTTTCCAG GCCTGCATCTGGAGAATTATGTGAGTGAGGACCTGGGGAACACCAGTGTTCAGGTACTGCAGGGTGAGGTGAAGGTGGAGATAGTGGAGGAGAAGATGAACTACACATTGGCTCCAGGAGACAAGATGCAG CTTCCTGCTGGAGCGTACCATAAAGTTTACACAGTGTCTGAGGCATCGTCCTGCTACATGTATATCTACGTGAACACCACTGAGGCGGCGCTGCAGAAGAACTTCACCATGCTGTTGGAGCTTCAGGAGAAAGTCCGAAATGGGACAG AGACAGAGCCTCTGCCCCCAGAGCTGCAGCCTCTCATAACTGGCCTCGAAGATGAGGGTTCAGAGGTAAACATCACCGACCCAGTGGTGCGTCTCTTCCTCAAGCGTCAGAAGCGTttggaggagaagaaaaagcgCCGAGAGGCGCCCATCCACGAACGGTTCAATAGATTCGTTACGAAAAAATACTACATGATCCGGCGGGG GTTTCTAATGACCGCCATCGCCATGCGAAACCTGGCCTTTGGACTGCCTCCTTTGGAGCAGCTGAGGAGGGAGGTCGACTACGCAAACATGAAGGCGCCCGAGGAAGACCCCAACCAGAACGAGCCGCTCAAAGACGAGACGGGTCACGTAGAGCTGTGA